One region of Ahniella affigens genomic DNA includes:
- a CDS encoding TolC family protein, which produces MAFLFRAAALCAAVMGLAACASLPRERGDSETRDLIASRRPLPPNWSPLSLEPRPPIPTEALEVEQAVQLAFFYNPQIREQFARLGIGRADLEDARRIANPSLGYVRLAPSAGDSRQVTRSLTFGLTELLLLPVRKRLASGELERIESDVANSALSLATAVEIAWFEAVSAQQVAAMRSLVARAAEGSAKLAQRYFDAGNISALQLAQEQAAATEARIDAVTADTAALRARHALAGLVGLRAEQGWIIPTELPAPKKDAYAPETLTTLALSSRLDLKSAQQVVALREQALGASRRWRWLGGVEVGYEREREFDGARTRGPVASLALPIFNQGQGAIGRADAALVQARADLDATVLSVQNDVRLGWESLTVNRKIAERWRDDLVPNRETIVAQTQARVNFMLVGVFELLLAKQQSYDAYQAYLESVRDYWVARANLRGTVGGRLPDDGTVTEPTLGVQVVLPAEAVGMSDPVSSPRASAPDPHAGHRMPDQASMADPHAGHQTSGQAPMVNPHAGHQMSGMPMSDPPAREPVTERSPPAVEMPKPEPQAHDHQPAMAAPAESDPTAPAPMSPDEPLVEDPESDSHQPHSHGDRP; this is translated from the coding sequence ATGGCTTTTTTGTTCCGAGCTGCCGCACTCTGCGCGGCAGTAATGGGCTTGGCGGCGTGTGCCAGCCTTCCGCGCGAACGCGGCGATTCCGAAACGCGCGATCTAATTGCCAGTCGGCGGCCATTGCCGCCGAACTGGTCCCCTCTATCGCTTGAACCAAGGCCGCCAATTCCGACCGAGGCGCTTGAGGTCGAACAAGCGGTTCAACTGGCGTTCTTTTACAACCCGCAGATACGGGAGCAATTTGCCCGCCTGGGCATCGGCCGTGCTGATCTCGAAGACGCGCGGCGCATTGCGAATCCGAGTCTGGGCTATGTGCGCTTGGCGCCGAGTGCTGGGGATAGCCGTCAGGTGACGCGAAGCTTGACCTTTGGGCTGACAGAACTACTGCTGCTGCCGGTGCGCAAGCGTTTGGCAAGCGGTGAACTTGAGCGTATCGAGAGCGACGTTGCGAACTCGGCACTGTCGTTGGCTACGGCGGTCGAAATTGCTTGGTTTGAGGCGGTCAGTGCGCAGCAAGTGGCCGCTATGCGGAGTCTGGTTGCACGGGCAGCCGAGGGCAGTGCAAAGCTCGCTCAACGCTATTTTGATGCCGGTAACATTAGCGCGCTGCAACTGGCGCAAGAACAAGCGGCCGCGACCGAAGCGCGAATCGATGCTGTGACCGCAGACACGGCGGCATTGCGTGCCCGGCATGCACTCGCTGGCTTGGTCGGGCTTCGGGCCGAACAAGGCTGGATCATTCCGACTGAACTGCCAGCGCCGAAGAAGGATGCGTACGCTCCAGAAACGCTCACGACCCTTGCCCTGAGTTCGCGGTTGGATCTCAAATCGGCGCAGCAGGTGGTGGCGCTCCGGGAGCAGGCACTCGGTGCGAGCCGTCGTTGGCGCTGGCTCGGGGGGGTAGAAGTCGGTTACGAACGCGAACGGGAGTTTGATGGTGCGCGTACACGGGGACCGGTTGCATCGTTGGCATTGCCGATTTTCAACCAGGGACAGGGGGCCATTGGGCGTGCTGACGCTGCGCTGGTGCAAGCTCGCGCCGATCTGGATGCCACCGTTCTCAGCGTCCAGAATGACGTGCGCTTGGGATGGGAGTCGCTGACGGTCAATCGCAAGATCGCCGAGCGCTGGCGCGATGACTTGGTGCCCAATCGAGAAACGATCGTGGCACAGACGCAGGCGCGCGTGAACTTCATGTTGGTCGGCGTGTTCGAACTGCTCTTGGCCAAGCAGCAATCGTACGACGCCTATCAGGCTTACTTAGAATCCGTTCGAGATTACTGGGTGGCTCGGGCCAACCTTCGCGGCACAGTCGGCGGGCGTCTGCCTGATGACGGCACGGTAACCGAACCGACTCTGGGTGTGCAGGTCGTGCTGCCGGCTGAGGCCGTGGGCATGAGCGACCCCGTCTCGTCGCCTCGGGCGTCTGCGCCAGATCCCCATGCCGGGCACCGGATGCCGGATCAAGCATCGATGGCCGATCCGCACGCCGGACATCAGACTTCGGGGCAAGCACCCATGGTCAATCCGCATGCAGGCCACCAGATGTCGGGTATGCCGATGTCCGACCCGCCAGCACGGGAGCCAGTGACGGAGAGGTCACCGCCGGCTGTCGAAATGCCGAAGCCAGAACCCCAGGCCCATGACCACCAGCCTGCGATGGCAGCGCCGGCCGAATCGGATCCAACCGCGCCGGCGCCCATGTCTCCCGATGAGCCGCTCGTCGAGGACCCTGAATCCGACTCCCATCAGCCACATTCACACGGAGACCGTCCATGA
- a CDS encoding multicopper oxidase family protein encodes MKLSRRRWFNFAGLGALAPLGLLPKLSQAQEHDAHLGARSKGEWLDRAAPKAPPSAPTSAFNPVRTLNGWTLPHRMVDGVKEFHLVAEEIEHEFAPGSRAKCWGYNGSTPGPTLEAVEGDRVRIYVTNRLPEHTSVHWHGIMLPSGMDGVGGLSQPHIKPGETYVYEFVLNQHGTHMYHPHADEMVQLAVGMMGMFIIHPRAGEPEPIDRDYVVLLHNWALHPGTYRPDPSVMQNFDLWTMNSKVFPAIEPMVARTGDRVRIRVANLSMWNHPIHMHGPKFLVTGGDGGRWPRTQWRSEVTEIVGVGQIRDFEFVALPGDWAFHCHMSHHTMNAMGHELPNALGVDQSGVAEEIRQLLPGFMPMGQGGMAEHQEHTDSGHMQGPENTLPMMMGKGPFGNLEMGGMFTVIKVRDDLAANDYRDPGWYPNPRGTVAHRISTDPDFGAPTRRAPLPGSPAPLEAKPMDHASMKHS; translated from the coding sequence ATGAAGCTATCGCGTCGTCGTTGGTTCAATTTTGCCGGCCTTGGCGCCTTGGCACCGCTGGGCTTGTTGCCGAAACTGAGTCAAGCGCAAGAGCACGATGCGCATCTGGGCGCCCGTTCAAAAGGAGAATGGCTCGATCGCGCAGCACCCAAGGCCCCGCCATCGGCGCCAACGAGTGCATTCAATCCCGTGCGGACGCTCAATGGCTGGACGCTACCGCACCGAATGGTGGACGGCGTCAAAGAGTTTCATTTGGTCGCTGAGGAAATCGAGCATGAGTTTGCGCCTGGGTCGCGCGCCAAGTGCTGGGGCTACAACGGATCGACCCCCGGGCCAACCCTGGAGGCGGTGGAGGGTGATCGGGTCCGTATATACGTGACCAATCGGCTACCCGAACACACCAGTGTGCACTGGCACGGGATCATGCTGCCCAGTGGCATGGATGGTGTGGGTGGGCTTTCGCAACCGCACATCAAACCAGGCGAAACCTACGTCTATGAGTTTGTCCTCAATCAGCATGGCACCCACATGTATCACCCGCATGCTGATGAGATGGTGCAACTGGCGGTCGGAATGATGGGAATGTTCATCATTCATCCTCGCGCGGGTGAGCCGGAACCGATTGATCGTGACTATGTTGTGCTGCTTCATAACTGGGCCTTGCATCCGGGAACGTATCGGCCCGACCCCTCGGTCATGCAGAACTTTGATCTTTGGACCATGAACAGCAAGGTCTTTCCAGCCATTGAGCCGATGGTCGCTCGCACCGGCGACCGCGTGCGGATCCGGGTCGCCAACTTGTCGATGTGGAATCATCCAATCCACATGCATGGCCCAAAATTCCTGGTGACCGGCGGCGATGGAGGCCGCTGGCCGCGCACGCAATGGCGCTCTGAGGTCACCGAGATAGTTGGTGTCGGGCAAATTCGCGATTTCGAATTCGTCGCATTGCCGGGTGACTGGGCCTTTCACTGTCATATGTCGCATCACACGATGAATGCGATGGGCCATGAGCTCCCAAATGCCCTAGGCGTTGATCAGTCTGGAGTAGCTGAAGAAATTCGGCAGTTGTTGCCCGGATTCATGCCCATGGGGCAGGGCGGCATGGCGGAGCACCAGGAGCACACCGATTCGGGGCATATGCAAGGCCCGGAAAACACGTTGCCGATGATGATGGGCAAGGGACCGTTCGGCAATTTGGAAATGGGCGGCATGTTTACGGTGATCAAGGTGCGCGATGACCTTGCTGCCAATGATTATCGGGATCCGGGCTGGTACCCGAATCCGCGAGGCACGGTCGCACACCGGATCAGCACTGACCCTGACTTTGGCGCGCCAACCCGGCGTGCGCCACTCCCTGGCTCACCGGCGCCTCTCGAGGCCAAACCGATGGACCATGCTTCCATGAAACACAGTTAA